Below is a genomic region from Drosophila albomicans strain 15112-1751.03 chromosome 2R, ASM965048v2, whole genome shotgun sequence.
GTCCATATGAGTTGCACATAGTAGAAGCCAAACAGAAAGCCAACCACAAAGCAGTAGATGGCCAGGGGCTtcgataaaacaaattttcgaCGCCTAATGTTAAAGCGACATGCCGAAAGTCCATAGAGATTGCTTTGCAGTACCGAGATTCCTACACCGATTAGAACTACTTTGCTGACCAGACTCCAGGAGCTCATCACTCCAGTCAGAGATTGCCACCAGAAACGCAAGCGTCGCTTTGCCGCTTTCACGAATCGCATGTTACTGCCTCGCACTTGCCACACGAATGAATCACTGACTTAATTGTCCGTTTAATTGGGTCTATAGCCCATTAGCTATCCATCCCTAACTAATTATTTCCATACATAGCTAATTTCCTTTGGCACAACAAAAGTACTTAGACAATTAAAATCTGATAGTTCgcatacatattgtattaGGAGATGGTTTAGTGACTAAACTTTAGTCGATGTTGTTTATGCTTTAATGGTAGTTGGTGTTGAATATGTAAacgaaattttcattaatacaTTGAaactttcatattttataaaatgttatgtggtataaaaatattttatatttccaatattatattgaattgtgtatttaagttttataaactttatttttaattgtttgtatttttaaatttttggtagTATGTCTGTAGtgaatacaaaacaaataattttaaaatattacttgTGAGTATCAGGAACTTGACTGGAGAAACTATCCATCAGAAGTtcaatatatgttatatatttctGTCCGATACGAGACGGTATAGCAATGTCCGTCTGTAGATAGAGCAACTGCAAGCGGattttagctgctttggtacttcaacgatataccaaatatagccttcggtatattttagtattagaATATAATGGGTTACTGATATcccacacttgactgtagctttcttaattgttttgtacTCTAgtagcaaattattttaatgaaaatctCACTGTGAGGTCATTTTGTATAAGAAACAATAAGAATCCGGCAACTGTCGAGTACATCTTATTGACAATCGATCCATCCAGCTCCAGGAAACCCATGGGCATCAGCTTAAACTCAACTGTGCGCACTTCAAGCCAAAACAAATCCACTTCTTGCTTGAATCGCACATCCGCGTGCTCCAAATTCATGCGCTGCAACAAATAGCCCGCTTTCCTAGCCTACaagtaaatggaaaatatctCTTTTTATAAATGAACATATTGCTTATATAAAAGTTAACAACTTACTTCATCGATTAGCAGCTGCGTTTCGTTGGCTAGGAGAAGGATTTCCAAAAAGGGCAGAACCAGAAACACAAAATGAGCCACCGCCTGGTCGATGTCATAAGGTTTCTCCAACATTATGGTGTCCACAAAAGCCTGATACTGCACATAACAGCCCAGAGTTGTGTTGCACAAATTGATGGACATGGTGGTGACCATCGAGAAGCAGCCAAAGTCCAAGAGTCCTTGACAATAATCGTTAACTAGAGCATATTTGCCAGCCAACTCATCCAAACGATCCGCTAAATCACAGAAGCGTTGCATGCGATAGAAGGGCTTATGAAGTGACATCTCTGCCGGAGTTTGCAATCTGTTGACTTCGGTTAGCATCTCGGCAAGCAACACATTTATCTGCTTGAAGATTGCCTTGCTTATGACAATGCTGCAAAAGTAACAATTGTTCAACTGACTCCCCGCAATGATGGGCAACATTGTGGTGCTCGTGGTTAGCCAACTGAGTTGggaatgttgctgttgctgttgcagatgCTGATGGTAAAGTAATAAAGTGACATGCATCGCCAGTGGAAAAATAAAGATCTTTACGAAGACCGGCGCCATGTGGCGAGCCATGGACAACACAGTGACATCAAAGTAGTTGATGACTGCAAAGATTGACGTCTGGTTTAACAATTCACGCACTCGCACACAAATGCTCCATTGATAGAGATAGTGCAGCAAGCTGCCACAAGCATTCATATAGCAATAGATCTTGATGGCATCGCGTTGATCGATTTGACCACTGAAAAATTCCTGCCAAATGTGTTTCACATAGAAGAGGCAAAAAATCGTAGCCACCGTCAGGCAATAGATCATCATGGCCTTCGAGAGTCGAAACTGTTGGTGCTTCAGACTAAAGCGAGCCGGGTAGAAGCCATAGAGACAGTTGAGGAACAACATCACCACATAACCGAGGAGCACCAGAATGGCGATGGGTCTCCAGTTGCGAAACCGTGCTGGTCTCCGCAGTCGTTGTGCAGCCGCTTTCAGGACACGCATGTTACTAAAGCACCGCTTTAATCGTCCTTCATGAAGCGACTGGCGTATCGTTGATCTCTATGAATTGGAGCAGCAAATTAGCGCATTATAATTAGCATTGATAACTTGTAtattactttactttaaatgGATTTGGTGTCCAGCGAAATACTGCCGCTATTGCTATTAAAGCAACGctttaataatcaataattaaaGTTCTTACATATCATTAATCTCTGCAAATATTAGAGTAGTAATTAACACGTTAGCTTCTGCTTAAAGCGTACCTATTAAAAGATTTCACATTTGTAAATCGGACATTAAAGTATAGGGTGTAATACGGGTTAATTTATCCGCTTGTTTATCAGTTATGATTattagttgtttttgtattatatttttataaaaagttcGCATACGATGTTATTAAATCGGGCAATAAAGTGAAGCTTTAATGGTGCTCAGTAAAACTGCTTTCTTATCGTCAATCTCCGAATATTATATGCGTATTTCAAGGGCAGTTATTGTAGTACAATTTAGATTGAATAAcatcaatattatattaaaagttaGTTAACATTTTTACTAAATTGGATCCTTAAAGTAAAGCTTTAATAATCTTTAATGCAGCAGAAAAACCTTTAAGAAAAAGTTTgtttaatgtatatttaaagttgATTGCTACTTTAAATGGGTTTGTAGTCCAGCTTGCTTTccagttttttgttgtccGCCGTCTTGCGCACCGCCTTCATGAAGTCCTCGTGGATGACATATTCGCGATCCTCGCGCAGCGCAAACAAACCCGCCTCGGTGCAAATGTTGCGCAAGTCGGCGCCGTTAAACATGTCCGACAACTTTACCACAGCCTCATAATCGATTTCGCCATGTTTGGCCAAAGGAGCAGCATGTATCTTAAGGATTTCCAAGCGTGCAATCTCATTGGGCAGCGGTATCTCCAGTTTGCGATCCAAGCGACCCGGACGCATCAAAGCAGGATCCAAAGTGTCCGGGCGATTGGTGGCCATAATTATCTTGACCTGCCCCAACGCATCGAAGCCATCCATTTGGTTCAGCAGCTCCATGAGTGTGCGCTGAATCTCGCGATCTGCTGAAGTTCCCTCCGAGAAACGACGTCCGCCAATAGCATCGATCTCGTCCATGAAAATTATGCACGGCTGATGATCGCGTGCATAGGCAAACATCTCGCGTATGAGGCGAGCACTTTCTCCAATATACTTGTCCACAATGGCCGAGGACACGACCTTCAAGAAGTTGGCATCCAGCTGAGAGGCAATGGCGCGCGCCAGCAGCGTTTTCCCAGTGCCTGGAGGACCATAGAGCAGACATCCCTTGGGTGGATTGATGCCCACGCGTATAAAGAGCTCGGGATTCATCAATGGCAATTCAATCACCTCGCGCAACTCTCGAATTTGCTGACCAAGTCCTCCGATGGCTGCATAATCCACATTGCCGGGATCTTCGTGCGACATGTTGTAGACCAAAGGATCCACTTCGCGTGGCAAGTATCGCATGATGGTCAATGTGGTGATGTCTAAGGCAACTCGTGTTCCAGGCTTCAGTTTTAACTTGTCCAATTGGCGACGACATCCGACAACGTACCGTGGTCCATTGGCGGACTTAACAATGAAGTTGTCTGGCGTCAATTGCTTAAGAACTTCGCCAAGCATTTGGCCCACACTCTGCAGCGCCTTCAAGTCATCCTCGGATTTCTGGAACACAACCTGAGAAGTCTTGTGCTTATCGCGCAGCGCCTTCAAACGCGACTCGATTTCACGATGCTCCAGCAGCTTTTTGCGGTATGCAACTAAGGCCTCAACGCGTTCAGCGTCCATTGTTGGGTTTGTAGTTGGTTGTGGATTTGCCATGCTGCtgtttgatttcgattttaatttatgattttctaTAAATTCAACACGAACTTTTTTCGAGCAATGCTTTAAAAGTGCAAATCACGTCTAACGATATGATTGAAAATGGCGCAAATGACAAATGAATCAGGGCTGCACAAGTAGTTGCTGACGCTGTAacgtattatttaaattacgaTTGCTTAATCCTTGCCATTATCATCTGTAACAAATGATACTCatcataaaattaatgtatatTGGATAAATTGTATACATTGCCATTTAGGtttgtttatgcaaataattgagaaataataaaaaaaaacatatacgATACAATGAAAAGTGCCAGACATACTGCTTTGGTGTGTTTTATCtcatgtattttattatttgtattcttgGTTTcgtattttgaaaaaaaaaaaaaaaaaaaataaaattaactgcgttcatgctttttttttaataagcaaaaccacaaactatttttaaattttaatagcctagcttacaaaatataccaaaatgttaTATGTAGAGTGACCAGCTGACTATTTGAgacttggtatatttcaacGGCGTAGACAAGTACATTTTAGTAATTTCGAGGCGGTCACACTCCATCACAGGTGTTAATAAAACAGCTTTAAAGAAAGCGTTTCCTGCGCGTCGCGGATGAATATTTTTCCGTCAGAAGAAAAACGCATAAAACTTACTCTGCCCCGTGTACGTGCTGCAcaaataatgtataataatgtGTATCGCAGCGGTTAGTGCCACAATAACCAAcgcaaatgcaatgcaaattgcacaaCTCGACAGTAtgtgcaatttaataatttgggCGCTGCGAGGAGACTCGAACACCACAGTGTAGAcatgaaataaaaagcaacaacaattacaacgaACTGcgaaaagcagcaacaacaacaacatcggtagcagcagcagcacccagaggcagagcagagcaacGTCAGCTTCGTCGTTGCTTTTGCGGTCGCTCGCTCGATTCGCTGCTTTGCTAATAATTTCTCCGGGAGCTTCGCTGGTGCTCCGCTGGACGaaaccaacacaaaaaaaaaacaagtgtgAAAAGAAAGtgtatacaacaacaaaagtgtatgtgtgtgtgcgatttatttatgttgtttagCAACGAAATCAAACGAATTAGTTTAAGAATGTTGTTTGTGTGCAAATATCCATAAGTATTAAAGAGAAAcgcaaaaatacaaagtgcaaaatgtttacaaagAAATCACATGCAGATGTTAAAAAGTCGACAGCAAAGTTGCAGGATTGCAAAAAGGATTCGGCCTCCCGCCTACGACATCTGCGCACAATATTAGgtaattgtataaattatttaataacttgcAGAACTGGTTaattgtatacatatttattgttgctatttACCTTGGCTCGCAGACAGGTGGGCGTTTTGGCCATGGCCATATAAATGAACCAATTCGGTTTGCTGgttattattatgcataaaAAGCAACGACCCACAACAGCTATTTAATGCTATTTCCTGTTGGAgaataaatactgaaaaacatatcattaatttatgcaaaaactAGAAGCACTCATCGCACAATGTGTGAAAAACGTCAAATGATAAAACGCGGCAGAAATTATTACGGCGCTTTTTCAACTGTTGACTGAGTGGCAACATTGTTGTTACAATTTCAACACCAGctaacaaatacatacataccttGTACATGTGAGcatgtgagtgtatgtgtgtgtgtgtttgcatgcaCTCGCTGTGTAACTTTCTTTTTGTGTCATTGAACGGAGTAATTTTGAAAAACcacccaacaacaataataacaacaacaacaacaacaacaggtgcCAAAGCACCCGCTCAActcccattgttgttgttagcttGCTTGGCAAATTACacgcattcacacacactctagcAAGAAAAATCACACACTTGCTTgtacacgcacacatgcgCACCGTCTATTGGAAGTTCTTTTTTCCCAATTGTTTGTAACTTTTTATCAACATCAtcagcggcaacggcagcagagTCGCATTTTGTTGGCCTTCTATGAAACCAGTTTTAGAGGTTTCTTGGCCTACTCTTTGTCCCTCGCATGTTTAGCTTTCTTCTCTGTTTTGCATCGTTTCGCTGATGACAGCAATACCGGCACTTCCCCTTCTTACCTCCCCCACCCTTCTCATCATGCTGGCAACTGATTCATCAAATGTTGTTTTTCAacgcatattttgttttattgtaaaGCCGCCACAGCCATCGTTTTGGTTTGCGGTCGTTTTAttctttgctttatttgtCATGCatatgtacgtgtgtgtgtgtgtattttgccTATGCTACTTCGTAGGCCCATATGAACATGTTGACCCGTTACCGTTATCGGAGAGTGCAATGCATATGGCGGCTCTTTGTTTACCAATCACAATCAATGACGATGTCGATGGATGTCGGCGTTGCGTCACCAGCGCCACCTGTTGCCCATATTCAGAAGCAGACGACTGCTTGATAAGATCAgttataaatgcatttttgggttacattttaatttgttaagaatgtgttttatttattattataaactcTTTTACAAATGAGTGTGAGttgatatagtatattacTGTAAATAAGGAATTTAATTtgggaaaataaaataatattgacgAGATAAAGTATATAGTGTTAATAACATATATGTGAATTTATAGCAACAATTAATATGATTGTCTTGTGTTGCAGATAATGTAGATTACGAGGAGTCCAAGTCGCTGTTCGAGACAAACTACAGCCATGTGTACTTCATACTCTACGACACCTTCATCCAGGCCGAGGCGAATCTCAAGCAGAAaggtaattttaatatatccatatatcaatataaagattatttccatttcctttttttttcgtatgtttatttttggtttactCTTCCTCCTTCGTTTTAGCCCGTCCTAATTTTTGTTAATCTTATTTTCTGCTAATTCAGAAAGCAAAccacattaaaattaatggtTGCTTCTTATTTGcgtctctgttttttttttgttcctcTTGGTTATCTATGTTTATGACTCTTGGCCCCATTAATTTATGcagagttaaaaaaaaaaatgaaaagaaaataaagaacaacACGAAATGAACACTGATGAAAGCGTTTGCTATATTGTAATTATGTTTaacgaaatatttattctaaatTCAAATCCTATTCTATTCTTTTTTGCCCTCTCTTTTTTATACCTTTTTACCGGCAGAACTTCCGTTTCATATTGGTAAGTTTATGTGTGTGGTTTCTTATTGAGTTATCCGAGTTAGAAATGCATCAAATTACATTCCCCAGAGTTTCGCTTTTTGGTATCggatattgtaaatattttgcatatctTCGCATTCGATTTGTCATTTATAACATTTGCCTTGATTTTGCGCcctgtctctatctctcttctTATTCCGCCCATTACCCAAAGACATTCTCTTAATTGAATTCTCTAAAAGTTGCAGTTGAATAATGAATGCATATCTCAAGTAACAGTTATTGGGTTAGATTCCACTGGCACATATTGTccgctaaaaatatttattgttagtTTAAAATATGTGTCATTGGAATCCGATTTTAATTCCGATTAGAATAGTTAAAATTACTCATCTATGCATTAACTTTTTGCGATAACTTGGCGAAAATGTAAACTTGGAACAACCCATTACTCATCGACGCTTCCATTATCAcaatctctcgctctcacgcacactctctcgttctctctctttctcactctcgcACTTGCTGTGTTGCATCTTGTGCTCGTATTCCGTCCCCATTGGCATGTGCTTGCTTTAGGCATCTTGGACTAGTTGGCTCTGATtacttggcatatttttaatacctTTTTTCGCTCTCTATCACAGTGCACAAGGCGCATCGCGAGGAGCTGGACGGTTCGCTATGGCTGCTGGAGAAGATACTGTGCCTGCTACCCGAGCTGTTGGCACGTCGCTGGCAATGCCATTCGCTCAGCCGGATCATGGCCAAGCTGCTGCACTTGGGCAACTCCCCAAAGCTGCGCCGCGAGGGTGTCAAGTGAgtgccataaataaatatcttattGCTCAACTTTGCTAATTTCCATTCCTTGCTTTTGCAGATACTTTCTGCTGTGGTATCAGACGCTAGGCGAGAATGCGCCCAGCTATGTGCACGCCATGTACGCGGACCTGATACCCGG
It encodes:
- the LOC127565920 gene encoding putative gustatory receptor 97a, which translates into the protein MRVLKAAAQRLRRPARFRNWRPIAILVLLGYVVMLFLNCLYGFYPARFSLKHQQFRLSKAMMIYCLTVATIFCLFYVKHIWQEFFSGQIDQRDAIKIYCYMNACGSLLHYLYQWSICVRVRELLNQTSIFAVINYFDVTVLSMARHMAPVFVKIFIFPLAMHVTLLLYHQHLQQQQQHSQLSWLTTSTTMLPIIAGSQLNNCYFCSIVISKAIFKQINVLLAEMLTEVNRLQTPAEMSLHKPFYRMQRFCDLADRLDELAGKYALVNDYCQGLLDFGCFSMVTTMSINLCNTTLGCYVQYQAFVDTIMLEKPYDIDQAVAHFVFLVLPFLEILLLANETQLLIDEARKAGYLLQRMNLEHADVRFKQEVDLFWLEVRTVEFKLMPMGFLELDGSIVNKMYSTVAGFLLFLIQNDLTLLYLQTDIAIPSRIGQKYITYIELLMDSFSSQVPDTHK
- the LOC127566013 gene encoding 26S proteasome regulatory subunit 10B, with translation MANPQPTTNPTMDAERVEALVAYRKKLLEHREIESRLKALRDKHKTSQVVFQKSEDDLKALQSVGQMLGEVLKQLTPDNFIVKSANGPRYVVGCRRQLDKLKLKPGTRVALDITTLTIMRYLPREVDPLVYNMSHEDPGNVDYAAIGGLGQQIRELREVIELPLMNPELFIRVGINPPKGCLLYGPPGTGKTLLARAIASQLDANFLKVVSSAIVDKYIGESARLIREMFAYARDHQPCIIFMDEIDAIGGRRFSEGTSADREIQRTLMELLNQMDGFDALGQVKIIMATNRPDTLDPALMRPGRLDRKLEIPLPNEIARLEILKIHAAPLAKHGEIDYEAVVKLSDMFNGADLRNICTEAGLFALREDREYVIHEDFMKAVRKTADNKKLESKLDYKPI